In the genome of Salinirussus salinus, one region contains:
- a CDS encoding MFS transporter, with amino-acid sequence MSRRSLFGSLCAMVFLVNLARVVFAPLVQPVAAEFGVPAASLGVVTSAAWLGSAAPRLPTGYLLTRFPRHHVVAAAGSVLAVAAAGTAFADSIPLLAAGAFAMGLSSGVYFIAANPLVSELFRERVGTAIGVHGAASQLAAVAAPVFLSVLLVVGRWETAFFVISGCAVLATGALVLTARRTALPSVGAADRSLRAAARAQWKLVLTGVVFIGAAGFLWNGLFNLYGDYLTVVKGIDPGTGRLLLSGMFAAGVPAFFLTGRLADRVPNVPLILGIIAGFVVCTLALTAVTGVLAVAAVSVVLGFAVHALFPAMDTYMLSALPDHHRGSAYALYSATMMVVQALGSGAVGMAVAQGLGYTAVFRGLAVGVGALVLALYVLYTRDRLPTGGTPGETPAAGATD; translated from the coding sequence GTGTCACGGCGCAGCCTCTTCGGCTCGCTCTGTGCGATGGTGTTCCTCGTGAACCTCGCGCGGGTGGTCTTCGCCCCGCTGGTCCAGCCGGTCGCCGCCGAGTTCGGCGTCCCCGCGGCGTCGCTGGGCGTGGTGACCAGCGCCGCCTGGCTCGGCAGTGCCGCCCCGCGCCTGCCCACCGGCTACCTCCTGACGCGGTTCCCCCGCCACCACGTCGTCGCGGCCGCGGGCTCGGTGCTGGCCGTCGCGGCCGCGGGGACCGCCTTCGCCGACTCCATCCCGCTGCTCGCGGCCGGCGCGTTCGCGATGGGGCTGTCCAGCGGCGTCTACTTCATCGCGGCCAACCCCCTGGTCAGCGAGCTGTTCCGCGAGCGGGTCGGCACCGCGATCGGGGTCCACGGCGCAGCCAGCCAGCTCGCCGCGGTCGCCGCGCCGGTGTTCCTGAGCGTCCTGCTCGTGGTCGGCCGGTGGGAGACGGCGTTTTTCGTCATCTCGGGCTGTGCGGTGCTGGCGACGGGCGCGCTCGTGCTGACGGCCCGCCGGACGGCGCTGCCCTCGGTCGGCGCCGCGGACCGTAGCCTCCGGGCGGCCGCCCGCGCGCAGTGGAAGCTGGTGCTCACTGGCGTCGTCTTCATCGGCGCCGCGGGCTTTCTCTGGAACGGCCTGTTCAACCTCTACGGCGACTACCTCACCGTCGTGAAGGGGATCGACCCCGGGACCGGCCGGCTGCTGCTCTCGGGGATGTTCGCCGCCGGCGTCCCCGCCTTCTTCCTCACCGGGCGGCTGGCCGACCGGGTGCCCAACGTCCCGCTCATCCTCGGGATCATCGCGGGCTTCGTCGTCTGCACGCTCGCGCTCACCGCCGTTACGGGGGTCCTCGCCGTCGCCGCTGTCAGCGTCGTGCTCGGCTTCGCCGTCCACGCGCTGTTCCCGGCGATGGACACCTACATGCTCAGCGCGCTGCCCGACCACCACCGCGGGAGCGCCTACGCGCTGTACTCCGCGACGATGATGGTCGTCCAGGCGCTTGGCTCGGGGGCCGTCGGGATGGCCGTCGCCCAGGGGCTGGGCTACACCGCCGTCTTCCGCGGGCTCGCCGTCGGCGTCGGCGCTCTCGTCCTCGCGCTGTACGTTCTCTACACCCGGGACCGCCTGCCGACCGGCGGCACGCCCGGCGAGACCCCGGCCGCCGGTGCGACCGACTGA
- a CDS encoding twin-arginine translocation signal domain-containing protein, whose protein sequence is MSDGSRNPSRRRVLKTLGVSAAVTGLAGCSGGGDGGGDTGGTDTPAGSDGSGGDTSGGDTGDDTSGGGSATETEPPGTESPYETRVDERMTETTRYTYDLAGGARIRLHVESFDGENTLVYTSRSGHALLNDATRGSETWVVEVPESGEYTVEVSPNGEARAVLGVAEGSGTDVSGGESGSGRCGDLTEGGYSRYDEPDSPFVGTFEYPGSVAATGTVNNFHSLTIRQYIGDRQAFDIFPTQKLVGTDSPTDAQLGNVEGLERVGEFEFGGDTVPLVRASPAPNGDNGTNYYRSYPYYVAGLPHEGSDGTKYYRMSVKATVQFSNDLEPTVCGDTFDEVARRVMTSLEPNPDTTVEEEGV, encoded by the coding sequence ATGAGTGACGGCTCCCGGAACCCGAGCCGGCGCCGGGTGCTGAAGACGCTCGGGGTGTCGGCAGCGGTGACCGGCCTCGCGGGCTGTTCGGGCGGCGGCGACGGTGGAGGCGACACCGGCGGAACCGACACGCCTGCCGGCAGCGACGGGTCCGGCGGCGACACGTCCGGCGGCGATACCGGGGACGATACCTCAGGTGGCGGGTCGGCGACCGAGACCGAACCGCCGGGCACCGAGAGCCCCTACGAGACCCGCGTCGACGAGCGGATGACCGAGACGACGCGGTACACCTACGACCTGGCGGGCGGCGCCAGGATCCGCCTGCACGTCGAGAGTTTCGACGGGGAGAACACGCTGGTGTACACGAGCCGCAGCGGGCACGCTCTGCTGAACGACGCCACGCGGGGCTCGGAGACGTGGGTCGTGGAGGTCCCCGAGTCAGGCGAGTACACCGTCGAGGTCTCCCCGAACGGGGAGGCCAGAGCCGTCCTCGGCGTGGCCGAGGGGTCGGGCACGGACGTGTCCGGCGGGGAGAGCGGGTCCGGCCGCTGCGGGGATCTGACGGAGGGCGGGTACAGCCGCTACGACGAGCCCGACTCCCCCTTCGTCGGTACCTTCGAGTATCCCGGCAGCGTCGCGGCCACCGGCACCGTCAACAACTTCCACTCGCTGACGATCCGGCAGTACATCGGCGACAGGCAGGCGTTCGACATCTTCCCGACCCAGAAGCTCGTGGGGACGGACTCGCCGACCGACGCCCAGCTCGGGAACGTCGAGGGGCTCGAACGGGTCGGCGAGTTCGAGTTCGGCGGCGACACCGTGCCGCTGGTCCGGGCGTCGCCGGCCCCCAACGGCGACAACGGGACGAACTACTACCGCAGCTATCCCTACTACGTCGCCGGGCTGCCACACGAGGGCTCCGACGGGACCAAGTACTACCGGATGTCCGTCAAGGCGACGGTCCAGTTCTCGAACGACCTGGAGCCGACAGTCTGCGGGGACACCTTCGATGAGGTCGCGAGACGCGTGATGACCTCGCTCGAACCCAACCCCGACACGACAGTCGAGGAGGAGGGCGTCTGA
- a CDS encoding HVO_2922 family protein, whose translation MSTDTGGTLSAVYQNRIGTPTTHDEVRGYWIFLTGLVLGVVGFVLFLPSESAAGASGLTLREASIALAAAGLAMIVAGPVIRLPLKSWANYAAYLGQLVSFLAVVWFVLVFPADWNVQTGNQPVIVLYAAGLAVTTLGGALVPLVVGTTRDDLEASQRRAADLEEDLRDLRRERDRLETELEETRGAGATAADRTETLEADLAELEAQLDSLRASQAQFELYEDTAGEYRWRLRHRNGNVVADGGQGYTRKHNAKKGLASVRRNALGASLLEIEPDPETEEPEEALEEAPLIPDVEESQATFEVYEDEADQWRWRLVHDNGEVIADGGEGYASKRNAREGLESVKRNAGPASYLQFDPVSFEVYRDGAGEWRWRLVHKNGNIIAAASEGYTRRRDARRSVDTVKDTLADDAFEVYEDARGDHRWRLTAANNEVIATSGEGYSSASEARGAVERVQAYAPEADALDVGFAAFEVYRDQTEEWRWRLRHRNGEVIADGGEGYASRHGIHDAIESVKRNAPGAETAEA comes from the coding sequence ATGTCGACAGACACCGGCGGGACGCTTTCAGCGGTTTACCAGAACCGGATCGGGACGCCGACCACACACGACGAGGTCCGGGGGTACTGGATATTCCTCACCGGGCTGGTGCTCGGTGTCGTCGGGTTCGTTCTCTTCTTACCCAGCGAGTCGGCCGCCGGCGCCTCGGGACTCACGCTCCGGGAGGCGAGCATCGCGCTCGCGGCGGCCGGGCTGGCGATGATCGTGGCCGGCCCGGTCATCCGACTCCCGCTGAAGTCGTGGGCCAACTACGCGGCCTACCTCGGCCAGCTCGTCTCCTTTCTCGCGGTCGTCTGGTTCGTCCTCGTCTTCCCGGCCGACTGGAACGTCCAGACCGGGAACCAGCCGGTGATCGTCCTCTACGCCGCCGGGCTGGCGGTTACGACGCTCGGCGGCGCGCTCGTCCCCCTCGTGGTCGGCACGACCCGCGATGACCTGGAGGCCAGCCAGCGCCGTGCCGCCGACCTGGAGGAGGACCTGCGGGACCTGCGCCGCGAGCGCGACCGGCTGGAGACCGAACTCGAGGAGACCCGCGGGGCGGGTGCGACCGCCGCCGACCGGACCGAGACCCTCGAGGCCGACCTGGCGGAACTCGAGGCCCAGCTCGACTCCCTGCGGGCCAGCCAGGCGCAGTTCGAGCTGTACGAGGACACGGCCGGGGAGTACCGCTGGCGGCTGCGCCACCGCAACGGCAACGTCGTCGCCGACGGCGGCCAGGGCTACACCCGCAAGCACAACGCCAAGAAGGGGCTGGCCAGCGTCCGGCGCAACGCGCTGGGCGCGAGCCTGCTCGAGATCGAGCCCGACCCGGAGACCGAAGAGCCGGAGGAGGCCCTGGAGGAGGCGCCGCTGATCCCCGACGTCGAGGAGAGTCAGGCCACCTTCGAGGTCTACGAGGACGAGGCCGACCAGTGGCGCTGGCGGCTGGTCCACGACAACGGCGAGGTCATCGCAGACGGCGGGGAAGGGTACGCCTCGAAGCGCAACGCCCGCGAGGGCCTCGAGAGCGTGAAACGCAACGCCGGTCCCGCGAGCTACCTCCAGTTCGACCCCGTCTCCTTCGAGGTCTACCGCGACGGGGCCGGCGAGTGGCGCTGGCGACTGGTCCACAAGAACGGGAACATCATCGCGGCCGCGAGCGAGGGGTACACCCGCCGCCGGGACGCCCGCCGGTCGGTCGACACGGTCAAGGACACGCTCGCGGACGACGCCTTCGAGGTCTACGAAGACGCGCGCGGCGACCACCGCTGGCGGCTCACGGCCGCGAACAACGAGGTCATCGCCACCAGCGGCGAGGGCTACTCCTCGGCGTCGGAGGCCCGCGGGGCGGTCGAGCGCGTCCAGGCGTACGCCCCCGAGGCCGACGCGCTGGACGTCGGCTTCGCCGCCTTCGAGGTCTACCGCGACCAGACAGAGGAGTGGCGGTGGCGGCTCCGCCACCGCAACGGCGAGGTCATCGCGGACGGCGGGGAGGGGTACGCCAGCCGCCACGGCATCCACGACGCCATCGAGAGCGTGAAGCGGAACGCGCCGGGCGCCGAGACCGCCGAGGCCTGA